The window TCCGGGATGTACTGCTACCCTGTCCTTCCAGTTCAGAATGGGTGGTATGGTCAGCCAGTAACTTCCAGTCAGCAGTATGACCTGCCCGGCGGGACAGACTGAAGCCCTGGTTCTCGAATTCACTCTCCGTGGCCCATTTCAGAACGAGGTTACCTTTCTCAGTAGTTGCATTGAAAAAGACCAGCTCGACGGGGAGTGAACTATCCAGGGTGGCTTCCTCTGTGGAAACTACTGCGCGCATCCGCCAATCATTTCCATACGCTGTCCAGCTGGAACCTGTATTATAATGAGATCTGCTATCTGAACTTCCATTATCAACGTTCAATTTAAAATTGGCGCTGGCGGTATTCTTACAAACCAGATGATAATCAGTTCTTGAAGAGACACTCACACCGGTTGCTTTAAGAGCCACGAAGTTCCAGGTCCCTTTTCCAATATCAGAAACCGCCATGGTCACTGTTGAACCTAGATTTGCAACTGGTGTCCCGCTACTGTCAGACCAGATCTCAAACGAGATGCTGTTGGAGGTTCCAGTTTCTGAGCCAGGATGAAAAAATGCACCTGTGACATCCCCTGAAGTGGGCGAAAACCGTACTGAAGTCTTTAGACCACTGGCTAATGGCACGGTTGCGTTGGAACTCCAGGTGTCATAAACATAAATATCATGATCAACCGTTGCTGTCGAGCCAATAGTTTTTGACAGAGCCTCGAATACATTCAATTTCCCATACCCCCACTCAGCGTTTGGAACAGTTACACCGGTATATGTATCATCCTGATCAGCATTTGCAGTGAGCTTGGATTTGACCTGGGCAGCTGTCAATGAACCTTTATAGTCTAATAATAATGCAGCCGCTCCGGCAACTGATCCTGATGACATGCTACTACCCAGGGCGAAATGATACTTGCCGGCAATGATCACAATGTCTGTTGATAGTGAGTAATCCGTCGAGGTGGTTGAGATCAAACCAAGTCCTGAAGCGCAGATATCCGGTTTCTGCTCGCCCCCACGATTGGGTCCAATGCTGCTGAAATAGGCCAGGTCGTCTGAAAGGTCAGGTGTATCCACAATTCGTGGGTTATTATTACTATCAGTATATCGCCATCGGGCTGCAAAGCTGCCCACAGTGATGGCGGAACTAGCCGAACCTGGCGAGGAAACCGTATAGGTTGTATCACCACCGTTCACCGTGGCCTTCTTCGTATTGCTCTCCAGGGAACTGGCATAGAGCCAGGCATGGTAGGTCATGGTGGTGTCTGTATTATTGGTTACTTCTAAATCCCAATCTCCAGCTGCTGGACCCACCCCATCGGTTGAATCATACACCTGGAAAAAGGTTCGTCGATCACCATTACTATGATCGGAGTCTGTAATATTGTATAATTGAATGGTTCCATCGGTTGTCTGCTTGGTACCGGTCTGATCAGCAGTACGAGTATAGGTTTTACTATTGGGTGAGTTAACTGTAGCCGATACATCAGCATTATTATTCCACCATAGTTCCAGAGAAAAATAGTCGTTTGATGCCCCGGAAGTATTGCTGAACGAAGGAACGGTTATCGTAATGGTTTCTGTTAGGCCGGCACCCACTGATCCTTCAATGTGGATAAGATCATTCCCCTCATTTCCGGCAGCTACAATTGCCACCCTGCCATTCCCGGTAGCCACAAAATCATCGACAGCTTCTGATAGGCTGCTAGTACAATGTATTACTTAATACTTCGCATATAGAATGTAGGGTGTTATATTTGTTCCAAAACCATGAGGAGCAATTATGGCACCGAGATACCGAGTCACGCTAACTGAAGAAGAACGAAGAGATCTGAAGGCTATTTCGACAAAGGGGAGTAGAGCCGCCCGTACTGTACTATATGCGAGGGCACTGCTTTTACTGGACGTTGGTGAGTTTGGTCAGAACTGGACAGTTGTTAAAGTTGCCGAAGCCCTTGGCACCACCACCCGTAGCCTGGAGCACCTTAAGAAGCGATTTGTGGAAGAGGGGTTTACTGCAGCCATAGTACGTAAAGTACGGATTAACCCGCCACGGGAAATCCAATTCGGCGGTGAATTTGAAGCGCACCTTTTAGCGTTGGCATGTTCAGATCCACCTGAGGGCAGGGAACGCTGGACGGTCAGACTTCTAACAGAGAAAATTATTGAGCTTAAAATCGTACCAACAGTTTCTCCGATGACAGTATGTAACACTCTAAAAAAAACGAACTTAAGCCTCACCTGAGCAAGTACTGGAAGATACCGCCGGATCAGAACGCAAGTTTTGTTGCAGCGATGGAAGACATTCTGGAAGTTTATGCT is drawn from Candidatus Neomarinimicrobiota bacterium and contains these coding sequences:
- a CDS encoding S8 family serine peptidase is translated as MAIVAAGNEGNDLIHIEGSVGAGLTETITITVPSFSNTSGASNDYFSLELWWNNNADVSATVNSPNSKTYTRTADQTGTKQTTDGTIQLYNITDSDHSNGDRRTFFQVYDSTDGVGPAAGDWDLEVTNNTDTTMTYHAWLYASSLESNTKKATVNGGDTTYTVSSPGSASSAITVGSFAARWRYTDSNNNPRIVDTPDLSDDLAYFSSIGPNRGGEQKPDICASGLGLISTTSTDYSLSTDIVIIAGKYHFALGSSMSSGSVAGAAALLLDYKGSLTAAQVKSKLTANADQDDTYTGVTVPNAEWGYGKLNVFEALSKTIGSTATVDHDIYVYDTWSSNATVPLASGLKTSVRFSPTSGDVTGAFFHPGSETGTSNSISFEIWSDSSGTPVANLGSTVTMAVSDIGKGTWNFVALKATGVSVSSRTDYHLVCKNTASANFKLNVDNGSSDSRSHYNTGSSWTAYGNDWRMRAVVSTEEATLDSSLPVELVFFNATTEKGNLVLKWATESEFENQGFSLSRRAGHTADWKLLADHTTHSELEGQGSSTSR